Proteins encoded by one window of Luteimonas yindakuii:
- a CDS encoding NfuA family Fe-S biogenesis protein, producing the protein MIQISDSAQTHFRTLIEREGLPGLGVRLAAMHAGTSRADVRLEFAEPADLRGDEWAVDCEGFTLWLEADSVRWLDGAEIDYAVQATGGQLQIRAPKIKGEVPADSASLVERVRWLVEHEINPQLAQHRGHVSVVEVTGDGVVVLRFGGGCHGCGMADITLKQGIEKTLVEKVPGVTAVRDATDHDTGDAPYVPRDAA; encoded by the coding sequence ATGATCCAGATCTCCGACAGCGCACAGACCCACTTCCGCACCCTGATCGAACGCGAAGGCCTGCCCGGTCTCGGTGTACGCCTTGCGGCAATGCATGCCGGCACGTCGCGTGCCGACGTGCGTCTCGAGTTCGCCGAACCCGCCGATCTGCGCGGCGACGAGTGGGCAGTGGACTGCGAGGGTTTCACCCTGTGGCTTGAAGCCGACAGCGTGCGCTGGCTGGATGGCGCCGAGATCGACTACGCGGTGCAGGCCACCGGCGGGCAACTGCAGATCCGCGCGCCGAAGATCAAGGGCGAAGTGCCGGCGGATTCCGCGTCGCTGGTGGAGCGGGTGCGCTGGCTGGTGGAACACGAGATCAACCCGCAGCTGGCCCAGCATCGCGGCCATGTGTCGGTGGTGGAAGTGACCGGCGATGGCGTCGTGGTGCTGCGCTTCGGCGGCGGCTGCCACGGCTGCGGGATGGCCGACATCACCCTCAAGCAGGGTATCGAGAAGACCCTTGTGGAGAAGGTGCCGGGGGTGACCGCGGTGCGCGACGCCACCGACCACGACACCGGCGACGCGCCGTACGTGCCGCGCGACGCCGCCTGA
- a CDS encoding c-type cytochrome, protein MTRLHLLALPVATALLLSACSGGAEGEHAATAENRSSSAGLPRGRVEQGEALAHTKGEATGQSCIDCHGPDGNQPLDATYPKLGGQYADYLAHALQAYRAGERSNALMANQATGLNDQEIADLAAYFGSRPSQIVTLEATHSQR, encoded by the coding sequence ATGACCCGTCTGCACCTCCTCGCCCTTCCGGTCGCCACCGCCCTGCTGCTGTCCGCCTGCTCGGGCGGTGCCGAGGGCGAACACGCGGCCACCGCCGAGAACCGCTCCTCGTCCGCCGGCCTGCCCAGGGGCCGCGTCGAACAGGGCGAAGCGCTGGCCCATACCAAGGGCGAGGCCACCGGCCAGTCCTGCATCGATTGCCATGGCCCCGACGGCAACCAGCCACTCGACGCGACCTACCCGAAGCTTGGTGGCCAGTACGCCGACTACCTCGCCCATGCGTTGCAGGCCTACCGTGCCGGCGAGCGTTCGAACGCGCTGATGGCCAACCAGGCCACCGGTCTCAACGATCAGGAAATCGCCGATCTCGCCGCGTACTTCGGCTCGCGTCCGTCGCAGATCGTCACCCTCGAGGCCACGCACTCGCAGCGCTGA
- a CDS encoding c-type cytochrome — protein MRPLLAACLALAASSAAHAQQPQPATGTPDLENGRMLTYTCHGCHGIPNYKNAYPNYRVPKIGGQPEPYLVNALTEYRNSGRRHPTMEVQAKSFSDQDIADIAAFLSGLQK, from the coding sequence ATGCGACCGCTACTTGCAGCCTGTCTTGCCCTTGCCGCATCCAGCGCGGCCCATGCGCAACAGCCGCAGCCGGCCACCGGCACGCCCGATCTCGAAAACGGCCGCATGCTCACCTACACGTGCCACGGCTGCCACGGCATTCCGAACTACAAGAACGCCTACCCCAACTACCGCGTGCCGAAGATCGGCGGCCAGCCGGAGCCCTACCTGGTGAACGCGCTGACCGAGTACCGCAACAGCGGGCGCCGGCATCCGACCATGGAAGTGCAGGCCAAGAGTTTCTCCGACCAGGACATCGCCGATATCGCGGCGTTCCTTTCCGGCCTGCAGAAGTGA
- a CDS encoding efflux RND transporter periplasmic adaptor subunit gives MVFLFAMLAGCGKGAGDAAAKEQADPATTAVPVETAEASRRAIAASYTGTAPLEAQAEAQVVAKTSGVALQVLVEEGDVVRAGQPLVRLDPDRARLNLAQLQAQLSKLQSNFNRSDRLASQQLISAGDHEQLKYDLENVRAAYRLAQLELSYTNVVAPISGVVASRSIKTGNFVQINTPILRIIDNSRLEATLNVPERELATLRAGLPVRLQVDALPGREFVGTVDRVAPVVDAGSGTFRVICAFAGDSLQPGMFGRIRIDYDQRADALTIPRLALLDDEGEPSVYVVRDGKAVRTAIELGYVDGNLVEVRKGLEPGDAVVTAGKVALRDGGLVQVIGPRVAAAPTDASNDSSGERQ, from the coding sequence ATGGTCTTCCTGTTCGCCATGCTGGCGGGCTGCGGCAAGGGCGCCGGCGATGCCGCAGCCAAGGAACAGGCCGACCCGGCGACCACCGCGGTGCCGGTGGAAACGGCAGAGGCTTCGCGGCGCGCGATCGCCGCCAGCTACACCGGCACCGCGCCGCTGGAGGCACAGGCCGAAGCCCAGGTGGTGGCGAAGACGTCGGGCGTGGCGCTGCAGGTGCTGGTCGAAGAAGGCGATGTCGTTCGCGCCGGCCAGCCGCTGGTGCGGCTGGATCCCGATCGCGCGCGCCTCAACCTGGCGCAGCTCCAGGCACAGCTGAGCAAGCTGCAGAGCAACTTCAACCGCTCCGACCGCCTGGCCTCGCAGCAGCTGATCAGTGCCGGTGACCACGAGCAGCTCAAGTACGACCTGGAGAACGTGCGCGCGGCCTACCGCCTGGCGCAGCTGGAACTGTCCTACACCAACGTGGTGGCGCCGATCTCGGGCGTGGTGGCCTCGCGTTCGATCAAGACCGGCAACTTCGTGCAGATCAACACGCCGATCCTGCGCATCATCGACAACTCGCGGCTCGAGGCCACGCTCAACGTACCCGAGCGCGAGCTGGCCACGCTGCGCGCCGGCCTGCCGGTGCGCCTGCAGGTGGACGCGCTGCCCGGTCGCGAATTCGTCGGCACGGTCGATCGCGTGGCGCCGGTGGTGGATGCCGGCAGCGGCACATTCCGGGTGATCTGCGCCTTCGCCGGTGACAGCCTGCAACCCGGCATGTTCGGCCGCATCCGCATCGATTACGACCAGCGTGCCGACGCATTGACCATTCCGCGGCTGGCACTGCTCGACGACGAGGGCGAGCCCTCGGTGTACGTGGTACGCGACGGCAAGGCCGTACGCACGGCGATCGAGCTGGGTTATGTCGATGGCAACCTCGTCGAGGTTCGCAAGGGCCTGGAGCCCGGCGACGCGGTGGTGACCGCCGGCAAGGTGGCCCTGCGCGACGGCGGCCTGGTCCAGGTGATCGGCCCGCGCGTGGCGGCAGCGCCGACCGATGCATCCAACGACAGCAGCGGCGAACGTCAATGA
- a CDS encoding efflux RND transporter permease subunit, with product MAGASEGTGPGPYARGGVIEFSTRRRVTVAMVTVSLLLFGLLALGNLKVNLLPDLSFPTLTVRTEYTGAAPSEIETLVSQPVEEALGVVKGLRKMKSVSRTGQSDVVLEFAWGTDMDQAGLEVRDKLETLQLPLEVAAPVVLRFNPSTEPILRVALSATGEGDAVRQLTALRRYADDDLKKKLEPVTGVAAVRVGGGLEDEIQVELDTQMLARIGLPIDNVIQRLKQENVNLSGGRLEQGTQRYLVRTVNQFAGVEEIREMLVATQSAAASGGGGADEVARIAAASGDAAVMAAAMQAQSAGSGGNRAVADGRPVRLRDIAEVRQGYRERESIIRLGGREAVELAIYKEGDANTVATADAVHARLEQLRKEVPPGVELTVVDDQAKFIRAAISDVKFDAVLGGTLAILIIFLFLRSGWSTFVIGLSLPVSIITTFFFMDQLGLSLNVMSLSGLALATGLVVDDSIVVLESIAKARERGLGILAAAIEGTREVSMAVVASTLTLIAVFLPLVFVEGIAGELFRDQAITIALAVSISLAVAMTLIPMLSALGATSPMQFPDEDPHPQWRPDRRWQKPVAATGRGIGASVRGVWFAIAWTVVRAWRGVVALVGPVMRKASDLSMAPYNRAERGYLRLLPAALARPVLVMGVAALAFLASLAIVPMLGTDLIPQLAQDRFEMTMKLPPGTPLRETDRVMADVQRAHADDEGVDALFGYTGSGTRLDASPTDSGENVGKLTVVMTDGGSRALEGTLSDRLRATMARYPGVQVDFSRPALFSFSTPLEIELRGQDLDSLAAAGQRMAAMLRTSPNYDDVKSTVEQGAPEIQIVFDQARAGALGLTTRQVADAVVRSVRGEVATRYNFRDRKIDVLVRAQQDQRDSLEAIRNLVVNPEAARPVRLSAVADVVSTTGPAEIHRADQVRVAVVSANLRGIDLGTAVSDVQRLVADANAAGAGLGAGVSMHIGGQGEELASSLRSLLFAFALAIFLVYLVMASQFESLLHPFVILFTIPLAVVGAVLALLVTGNTISVVVFIGLILLVGLVVKNAIILIDKVNQLREEGVPKREAMVEGARSRLRPIVMTSLCTVFGFLPLALAFGEGAEVRSPMAITVIGGTIVSTLLTLVVIPVVYDLMDRRGDAWYRARGLRARGATDAALVASAEAQHA from the coding sequence ATGGCTGGCGCCTCCGAAGGCACCGGTCCGGGCCCGTACGCCCGCGGCGGGGTGATCGAGTTCTCCACCCGGCGCCGCGTCACCGTCGCCATGGTGACGGTCAGCCTGCTGCTGTTCGGGCTGCTGGCGCTGGGCAACCTCAAGGTCAACCTGCTGCCCGACCTGAGCTTCCCGACCCTGACCGTACGCACCGAGTACACCGGTGCCGCGCCGTCGGAGATCGAGACCCTGGTCAGCCAGCCGGTGGAGGAAGCGCTGGGCGTGGTGAAGGGCCTGCGCAAGATGAAGTCGGTCTCGCGCACCGGGCAGAGCGACGTGGTGCTCGAATTCGCCTGGGGCACCGATATGGACCAGGCGGGCCTCGAGGTGCGCGACAAGCTGGAGACCCTGCAGCTGCCGCTGGAAGTGGCGGCACCGGTGGTGCTGCGCTTCAACCCCTCGACCGAGCCGATCCTGCGCGTGGCGCTGAGTGCGACGGGCGAGGGCGACGCGGTACGCCAGCTCACCGCGCTGCGCCGCTACGCCGACGACGACCTGAAGAAGAAGCTTGAGCCGGTGACGGGCGTGGCCGCGGTGCGCGTCGGCGGCGGCCTCGAGGACGAGATCCAGGTCGAGCTCGATACGCAGATGCTCGCGCGCATCGGCCTGCCGATCGACAACGTGATCCAGCGGCTCAAGCAGGAGAACGTGAACCTGTCCGGCGGCCGCCTGGAGCAGGGCACGCAGCGTTACCTAGTGCGCACGGTGAACCAGTTCGCCGGCGTGGAAGAGATCCGCGAGATGCTGGTGGCCACGCAGTCGGCGGCGGCCAGTGGTGGCGGTGGTGCGGACGAGGTCGCGCGCATCGCGGCGGCCTCCGGCGATGCCGCGGTGATGGCCGCAGCGATGCAGGCGCAGAGCGCGGGCAGCGGCGGCAACCGCGCGGTGGCCGATGGCCGCCCGGTGCGGTTGCGCGACATCGCCGAGGTGCGCCAGGGCTATCGCGAACGCGAGTCGATCATCCGCCTTGGCGGCCGCGAGGCGGTGGAACTCGCGATCTACAAGGAGGGCGATGCCAACACCGTCGCCACCGCCGATGCGGTGCATGCGCGCCTCGAACAGCTGCGCAAGGAAGTGCCGCCCGGGGTCGAGCTCACCGTGGTCGACGACCAGGCGAAGTTCATCCGCGCGGCGATTTCCGACGTCAAGTTCGACGCGGTGCTCGGCGGCACGCTGGCGATCCTGATCATCTTCCTGTTCCTGCGCAGTGGCTGGAGCACCTTCGTGATCGGCCTGTCGCTGCCGGTGTCGATCATCACCACGTTCTTCTTCATGGACCAGCTGGGCCTGAGCCTCAACGTCATGTCGCTCAGCGGCCTGGCGCTGGCCACCGGGCTGGTAGTGGATGACTCGATCGTGGTGCTGGAGTCGATCGCCAAGGCGCGCGAGCGCGGGCTCGGCATCCTTGCGGCGGCGATCGAGGGCACCCGCGAGGTGAGCATGGCGGTGGTGGCCTCGACGTTGACGCTGATCGCGGTGTTCCTGCCGCTGGTGTTCGTCGAAGGCATCGCGGGCGAGCTGTTCCGCGACCAGGCGATCACCATCGCACTCGCCGTCTCGATCTCGCTCGCGGTGGCGATGACATTGATCCCGATGCTGAGCGCGCTGGGCGCGACGTCGCCGATGCAATTCCCCGACGAGGACCCGCATCCGCAGTGGCGGCCTGACCGCCGCTGGCAGAAGCCGGTGGCCGCGACGGGTCGTGGCATCGGCGCGTCGGTGCGCGGGGTCTGGTTTGCCATTGCGTGGACGGTGGTGCGCGCCTGGCGTGGGGTGGTTGCCCTCGTCGGCCCGGTCATGCGCAAGGCCAGCGACCTCTCGATGGCGCCGTACAACCGTGCCGAGCGTGGTTACCTGCGTCTGCTGCCGGCCGCGCTGGCGCGGCCGGTGCTGGTGATGGGCGTTGCGGCGCTGGCCTTCCTGGCCAGTCTCGCGATCGTGCCGATGCTGGGCACCGACCTGATCCCGCAACTGGCGCAGGACCGCTTCGAGATGACCATGAAGCTGCCGCCGGGGACGCCGCTGCGCGAGACCGACCGGGTGATGGCCGACGTGCAGCGCGCGCACGCGGACGACGAAGGCGTGGACGCGCTGTTCGGCTACACCGGCTCCGGTACCCGCCTGGACGCCAGCCCCACCGACAGCGGCGAGAACGTCGGCAAGCTCACCGTGGTCATGACCGATGGTGGCAGCCGCGCACTCGAAGGCACGCTCAGCGATCGGCTGCGGGCGACGATGGCGCGCTATCCCGGCGTGCAGGTCGACTTCAGCCGGCCGGCGCTCTTCAGTTTCTCCACGCCGCTGGAAATCGAACTGCGTGGCCAGGACTTGGACAGCCTCGCCGCGGCCGGGCAGCGGATGGCCGCAATGCTGCGGACCAGCCCGAACTATGACGACGTCAAGTCGACCGTCGAGCAGGGCGCGCCCGAGATCCAGATCGTGTTCGACCAGGCACGTGCCGGCGCGCTCGGCCTGACCACGCGGCAGGTTGCCGATGCGGTGGTGCGCTCGGTGCGCGGCGAGGTGGCGACGCGCTACAACTTCCGCGACCGCAAGATCGACGTGCTGGTGCGCGCGCAGCAGGACCAGCGGGACTCGCTCGAGGCGATCCGCAACCTGGTGGTGAACCCGGAAGCCGCGCGCCCGGTGCGGTTGTCGGCAGTGGCCGACGTGGTGTCGACCACCGGCCCGGCGGAGATCCATCGCGCCGACCAGGTGCGCGTGGCGGTGGTGTCGGCGAACCTGCGTGGCATCGACCTCGGCACCGCGGTATCGGACGTGCAGCGTCTGGTGGCAGACGCCAACGCTGCCGGTGCCGGCCTCGGCGCGGGCGTGTCGATGCACATCGGCGGCCAGGGCGAGGAGCTCGCCAGCTCGCTGCGTTCGTTGCTGTTCGCCTTCGCGCTGGCGATCTTCCTGGTCTACCTGGTGATGGCCTCGCAGTTCGAATCGCTGCTGCATCCGTTCGTCATCCTGTTCACCATTCCGCTGGCCGTGGTGGGTGCGGTGCTGGCCCTGCTGGTGACCGGCAACACGATCTCGGTGGTGGTGTTCATCGGCCTGATCCTGCTGGTCGGGCTGGTGGTGAAGAACGCGATCATCCTGATCGACAAGGTCAACCAGCTGCGCGAGGAGGGTGTGCCCAAGCGCGAGGCGATGGTGGAGGGCGCGCGCTCGCGCCTGCGGCCGATCGTGATGACCTCGCTGTGCACGGTGTTCGGCTTCCTGCCGCTGGCGCTGGCGTTCGGCGAGGGCGCCGAGGTCCGTTCGCCGATGGCGATCACGGTGATCGGCGGCACCATCGTCTCCACGCTGCTCACGCTGGTGGTGATCCCGGTGGTCTACGACCTGATGGACCGCCGTGGCGACGCCTGGTACCGGGCGCGCGGCCTGCGTGCGCGCGGTGCGACCGACGCCGCACTGGTGGCATCAGCGGAGGCGCAGCACGCATGA
- a CDS encoding efflux RND transporter permease subunit, giving the protein MSVAELSLRRPVTTVMLFVSLFVVGLIASFRLPLEALPDVSVPFLFVQLPYAGSTPEEVERNVLRPVEETLATMTGINRLRSRANSEGATVIMEFSDWDRDIAITASEARERIDAIRGELPGDFRRYFVFKFSTTDAPVLRVRLAGDTDLTGAYDLIDRQLKRRIERVPGVARVEISGAPPNEVEIAIDPERLTAHGIELNALGERLRNANFSVSAGLIEDGGQRLRVQPVGEIDDLEQLREMSINSSGLRLRDVADVRLRPQRMDYGRRLDGRTAVGIDIFKERDANLVEVSREALAEIDRARAEPGLEGIDVKVIQNMGEEVTGSLLELAEAGAIGLLLSIVVLFFFLRHWPSTLMVTLAIPICFVMTLGFMHFFGVTLNVLTLMGLLLAVGMLVDNAVVVVESIYQERERYPDRPAHASIVGTRNVAIALSAGTLCHCIVFLPNLLGETNQISIFMAQIAITISVSLLASWLVAVSLIPMLSARMRTPPAVASPDGFIPRLQRRYARFLRWTLQHRGWSVAGIALVVAISIVPMAKTKMDMFGGGEGGNEVTVYYQWKGSYNREQRSQEVARVENFLDENRERLGITQIYSWYGEQGDSGTVVTFGDGKVDLRAKSDQLSKELPKSARAEIGIQGSGDGGQGGGVGQNVQVLLVGDSAQALRELALDILPVLESRPELRDVRIDAGDTNQELTVRVDRDRAAAYGFSAEQVSNFVGMALRGSQLREFRRGETEVPVWARFAGAESFSAEDIATFNVRSPDGRTVPLMSMVDVTLVPGASQISRTDRQTTLAILANLEGEATMQDARKAMEGTLAAMSLPAGYGYSFSGSGFEEDQQAMVQMLFNFVLALVMIYVVMAAVFESLLFPSAIMSCVLFSIFGVFWLFWITGTAFTVMAFIGVLVLMGVVVNNGIIMVEHINNLRRRGMSRTDALVAGSRERLRPILMTMGTAILAMIPISLSDTVVLGGLAYSPMARAVAGGLAFSTVVSLLFLPTIYALLDDLAAGTSRVLRRARRRRGEDVAPPLTVDVA; this is encoded by the coding sequence ATGAGCGTCGCCGAACTCAGCCTGCGCCGCCCGGTCACCACGGTGATGCTGTTCGTGTCGCTGTTCGTGGTCGGGCTGATCGCATCGTTCCGCCTGCCGCTGGAGGCGTTGCCGGACGTCTCCGTACCGTTCCTGTTCGTGCAGCTGCCGTACGCGGGCTCCACGCCGGAAGAGGTCGAGCGCAACGTGCTGCGTCCGGTCGAGGAAACCCTGGCGACGATGACCGGCATCAACCGCCTGCGCAGTCGTGCCAACTCCGAGGGCGCGACCGTCATCATGGAGTTCTCGGACTGGGATCGCGACATCGCGATCACCGCATCCGAGGCGCGCGAGCGCATCGACGCGATCCGCGGCGAGCTTCCGGGCGACTTCCGCCGCTACTTCGTCTTCAAGTTCTCGACCACCGACGCACCCGTGCTGCGGGTGCGCCTGGCCGGCGATACCGACCTGACCGGCGCCTACGACCTGATCGATCGCCAGCTCAAGCGGCGGATCGAACGCGTGCCCGGTGTCGCCCGCGTCGAGATCAGCGGCGCGCCGCCGAACGAGGTCGAGATCGCCATCGACCCGGAGCGGCTGACCGCGCATGGCATCGAGCTCAACGCCCTGGGCGAACGCCTGCGCAACGCCAACTTCTCGGTCTCCGCCGGCCTGATCGAGGACGGCGGACAGCGCCTGCGCGTGCAGCCCGTGGGTGAGATCGACGACCTCGAACAGCTGCGCGAGATGTCGATCAACAGCAGCGGCCTGCGCCTGCGTGATGTCGCCGACGTGCGGCTGCGTCCGCAGCGGATGGACTACGGCCGGCGCCTGGACGGCCGCACCGCGGTCGGTATCGACATCTTCAAGGAGCGCGACGCCAACCTGGTGGAGGTGTCGCGCGAAGCGCTGGCCGAGATCGACCGCGCGCGCGCCGAGCCGGGGCTCGAAGGCATCGACGTCAAGGTCATCCAGAACATGGGCGAGGAGGTCACCGGTTCGTTGCTGGAGCTCGCCGAGGCCGGTGCGATCGGCCTGTTGCTGTCGATCGTCGTGCTGTTCTTCTTCCTGCGCCACTGGCCGTCGACGCTGATGGTCACGCTCGCGATTCCGATCTGCTTCGTGATGACGCTGGGCTTCATGCACTTCTTCGGCGTGACCCTCAACGTGCTGACCCTGATGGGCCTGCTGCTGGCGGTGGGCATGCTGGTCGACAACGCGGTGGTGGTGGTCGAAAGCATCTACCAGGAGCGCGAGCGTTATCCCGACCGCCCGGCGCACGCCTCGATCGTCGGCACCCGCAACGTGGCGATCGCGCTGTCGGCCGGCACCCTGTGCCACTGCATCGTGTTCCTGCCGAACCTCCTGGGCGAAACCAACCAGATCAGCATCTTCATGGCCCAGATCGCTATCACGATCTCGGTGTCGCTGCTGGCCTCGTGGCTGGTGGCGGTGAGCCTGATCCCGATGCTGTCGGCACGCATGCGCACGCCGCCCGCGGTCGCCAGCCCCGATGGCTTCATCCCGCGGCTGCAGCGCCGCTACGCGCGCTTCCTGCGCTGGACGCTTCAACATCGCGGCTGGAGCGTTGCAGGCATCGCGCTGGTGGTGGCGATCAGCATCGTGCCGATGGCCAAGACCAAGATGGACATGTTCGGCGGCGGCGAGGGCGGCAACGAGGTCACCGTCTATTACCAGTGGAAGGGAAGCTACAACCGCGAACAGCGGTCGCAGGAAGTGGCGCGGGTGGAGAACTTCCTCGACGAGAACCGCGAGCGGCTGGGCATCACCCAGATCTATTCCTGGTACGGCGAGCAAGGCGATTCGGGCACCGTGGTGACGTTCGGCGACGGCAAGGTGGATCTGCGTGCGAAGAGCGACCAGCTCAGCAAGGAACTGCCGAAGTCGGCCCGTGCGGAGATCGGCATCCAGGGATCGGGCGACGGTGGCCAGGGCGGTGGCGTCGGCCAGAACGTGCAGGTGCTGCTGGTCGGTGACTCGGCGCAGGCACTGCGCGAGCTTGCCCTCGACATCCTGCCGGTGCTCGAGAGCAGGCCGGAGCTGCGCGACGTGCGCATCGATGCCGGCGACACCAACCAGGAACTCACCGTACGGGTGGACCGCGATCGTGCCGCCGCCTATGGCTTCAGTGCGGAACAGGTGTCGAACTTCGTCGGCATGGCGCTGCGCGGAAGCCAGCTGCGCGAGTTCCGCCGTGGCGAGACCGAGGTACCGGTGTGGGCACGGTTTGCCGGCGCGGAGAGCTTCTCCGCCGAGGACATCGCCACCTTCAACGTGCGATCGCCGGACGGCCGCACGGTGCCGCTGATGAGCATGGTCGACGTGACCCTGGTCCCGGGCGCCAGCCAGATCAGCCGCACCGACCGCCAGACCACGCTCGCGATCCTGGCCAACCTGGAAGGCGAGGCGACCATGCAGGATGCGCGCAAGGCCATGGAAGGGACGCTCGCGGCGATGTCGTTGCCTGCGGGCTACGGCTACAGCTTCTCCGGCAGCGGCTTCGAGGAAGACCAGCAGGCGATGGTGCAGATGCTGTTCAACTTCGTGCTGGCGCTGGTGATGATCTACGTGGTGATGGCGGCGGTGTTCGAGTCGCTGCTGTTTCCCTCGGCGATCATGAGCTGCGTGCTGTTCTCGATCTTCGGCGTGTTCTGGCTGTTCTGGATCACCGGCACGGCGTTCACGGTGATGGCCTTCATCGGCGTGCTGGTGCTGATGGGCGTGGTGGTCAACAACGGCATCATCATGGTCGAGCACATCAACAACCTGCGTCGCCGCGGCATGAGCCGCACCGACGCGCTGGTGGCAGGCAGCCGCGAACGCCTGCGGCCGATCCTGATGACGATGGGCACCGCGATCCTTGCGATGATCCCGATCTCGCTCAGCGACACCGTGGTGCTGGGCGGGCTGGCCTACTCGCCGATGGCACGCGCGGTGGCTGGTGGCCTCGCGTTCTCCACCGTGGTCAGCCTGCTGTTCCTGCCGACCATCTACGCGCTGCTGGACGACCTTGCCGCGGGCACGAGCCGGGTGTTGCGCCGCGCACGTCGTCGGCGCGGTGAGGACGTGGCGCCGCCGCTGACCGTGGATGTCGCCTGA
- a CDS encoding TraB/GumN family protein yields MSRLWHSQPHAIVERDGVRYTLLGTAHVSRASVDAVEDAIDSGGFDTVAVELDAGRLQALTDPDTLASLNLVDVIRKGRVAMFAANLALAAYQRRLAEQLGIEPGAELKRAVAAARERGLAVELIDRDVGLTFRRASSRLGFFGKLKLASSLLAGLMSSEEMGEAEIEKLKQGDMLESSFGEFAQTSPALYESVIAERDRYMAARLREVPDGAREVLAVVGAGHLAGLARHLAEDADPPGVLRAQLEHVPPKRSMRWVTSVVMVLILAMIGWGFWHGGAELGRQMVTDWVLITAGFAALGAIAAAAHPLGVLAAAIAAPLKPLRPPGISPGLFSALIEARLRKPAYGDFLALRDDAVTLRGWYRNRVSRTILNFILTNIGSSVGVWVAGLRIARQMFG; encoded by the coding sequence GCTCGGCACCGCACATGTGTCGCGGGCGAGCGTCGATGCCGTCGAGGACGCCATCGACAGCGGCGGGTTCGATACCGTCGCGGTGGAACTGGATGCCGGACGCCTGCAGGCGCTGACCGACCCCGACACGCTGGCCAGCCTCAACCTGGTCGACGTGATCCGGAAGGGGCGCGTGGCGATGTTCGCCGCCAATCTCGCCCTGGCCGCCTACCAGCGGCGGCTGGCCGAGCAGCTGGGTATCGAACCGGGTGCGGAGCTCAAGCGTGCGGTCGCCGCGGCACGGGAACGTGGACTGGCAGTCGAGCTGATCGACCGCGACGTCGGCCTGACCTTCCGCCGTGCCTCCAGCCGGCTCGGCTTCTTCGGCAAGCTCAAGCTGGCTTCCAGCCTGCTCGCCGGGCTGATGAGCAGCGAGGAGATGGGCGAGGCCGAGATCGAGAAGCTCAAGCAGGGCGACATGCTGGAATCGAGCTTCGGCGAGTTCGCGCAGACCAGCCCGGCGCTGTACGAGAGCGTGATCGCCGAGCGCGATCGCTACATGGCCGCGCGCCTGCGTGAGGTGCCCGACGGTGCGCGCGAGGTGCTGGCGGTGGTCGGCGCGGGACACCTCGCTGGGCTTGCCCGCCACCTTGCCGAGGATGCCGATCCGCCAGGCGTCCTGCGTGCGCAGCTGGAACACGTGCCACCGAAACGCAGCATGCGCTGGGTCACCAGCGTGGTGATGGTGCTGATCCTCGCCATGATCGGCTGGGGGTTCTGGCACGGCGGCGCCGAACTCGGGCGCCAGATGGTCACCGACTGGGTGCTGATCACCGCTGGCTTCGCTGCACTGGGCGCGATCGCCGCCGCGGCGCATCCGCTCGGGGTGCTGGCGGCCGCCATTGCCGCGCCGTTGAAACCGCTCCGCCCGCCCGGCATTTCGCCGGGTCTGTTCAGTGCGCTGATCGAAGCGCGGCTGCGCAAGCCCGCCTACGGCGACTTCCTTGCGCTGCGCGACGATGCGGTGACCCTGCGCGGGTGGTACCGCAACCGGGTGTCACGGACCATCCTCAATTTCATCCTCACCAACATCGGCTCGAGCGTCGGTGTCTGGGTGGCGGGCCTGCGCATCGCACGCCAGATGTTCGGCTGA